In a single window of the Sulfurimonas sp. hsl 1-7 genome:
- a CDS encoding response regulator: protein MKIFLAEDNEDNYLIIKSNLRKVQEDVELIWAKDGKEAMMLLDNIEDVSLFLLDIEMPFIKGNKIAKWIRTKERFNNVPIVAVTASVFAEMKKIYLEEGFDAILEKPFSRKEFLGIIEEVCHIS, encoded by the coding sequence GTGAAAATATTTTTAGCAGAAGATAATGAAGACAACTATTTAATTATAAAATCAAATCTTCGAAAAGTTCAAGAAGACGTAGAGCTTATATGGGCAAAAGACGGTAAAGAAGCGATGATGTTACTTGATAATATCGAAGATGTATCCCTTTTTTTGTTAGATATTGAGATGCCGTTCATTAAGGGAAATAAAATAGCAAAATGGATCCGTACAAAAGAGAGGTTTAATAATGTGCCGATTGTAGCTGTTACGGCATCAGTATTTGCAGAGATGAAAAAAATATATCTAGAAGAGGGTTTCGATGCAATTTTAGAAAAACCTTTTTCAAGAAAAGAGTTCTTAGGGATTATAGAAGAGGTATGTCATATCTCATAA
- a CDS encoding ATP-binding protein, whose translation MKLSSIVFKITLPLLLITAIVTGTTLIVIQTYIKKTVEDVFIKEHAENIKNIYTLRIENIISNVIRNGMSISSSYEIHKFLESSEFKKKILTSEVASQFKAFKEAFHLDTIDITDRENRYNFNERGFQNVIDTNESGNEWFLKTLEGKQKYQINTDSDEQGKLYIWIDTLIGDVENPVGIVGGRIDVSGMLSLLLKEFEEDDASALIINNENIIQYASYNQENINKNIAYADMIREKKDAFQRALQIRQELIMYTFEDQERYLLFIPVDELNWTVVVDFSKERFLTSLSGVYKRIIIGGSILLFLLFLFVGWGFSLMIAKPLQILAKMVDEYDFMSDFHSPICTKRGYEIGMICNALTNSAKMLRLTIKQYRESEELMRSLINATDDLIFYKDTNSNYLGCNIAYEKWSDRTSDEIIGKRDIDFYPLDIAHERIRIDKLVMQERRTIVTEERFQKSDGNYVVLQVKKSPFYDDSGEIKGVVVIARDMTKFKKMEYELRTLNSSLESHVQQKTKELQVNQNALEKYILELEKANEQLVKVGEEAMQAAQARSNFISSISHELRTPLNAIINFTDQVIEDFDEMLEDKELQADTQIFLSRVMVNSKHLLQLINDLLEFTKAEAGKMDYSIEVQDINNILMSAYSNTYSLLKATDIDFRIKTTSVPPLIAAVDKRRFLQILLNLLSNAIKFTEKGYVELRAFRYPNKIIVEIEDTGKGIPEDKQKTVFDPFIQVDNQDYGTGLGLGLVKSMCDDMGIEINLHSVEGKGSTFQLVLTEMSLSEEAE comes from the coding sequence ATGAAATTAAGCTCTATTGTATTTAAGATAACCTTACCGTTGTTACTTATTACAGCTATTGTTACGGGAACAACTTTGATTGTTATACAAACATATATTAAAAAAACGGTTGAAGATGTGTTTATTAAAGAGCATGCTGAAAATATTAAAAATATATATACACTTAGAATTGAAAATATTATCTCAAATGTTATTAGAAACGGTATGAGTATCTCTAGCTCTTATGAGATACACAAGTTTTTAGAAAGTTCGGAGTTCAAAAAGAAGATATTGACTTCGGAAGTGGCATCACAATTTAAAGCGTTTAAAGAAGCTTTTCATTTAGATACTATAGATATTACAGATAGAGAGAACAGATATAATTTTAACGAACGTGGTTTTCAAAATGTTATAGATACGAACGAAAGTGGAAATGAATGGTTTTTAAAAACATTAGAGGGAAAACAGAAATATCAAATCAATACAGATAGCGATGAACAAGGAAAACTATACATATGGATAGATACGCTTATTGGTGATGTAGAAAACCCTGTCGGTATTGTTGGCGGAAGGATAGATGTAAGCGGTATGTTATCACTCCTATTAAAGGAGTTTGAAGAAGATGATGCAAGTGCACTTATTATCAATAATGAAAATATCATCCAATACGCTTCATATAATCAAGAGAATATTAATAAAAATATTGCTTATGCAGATATGATAAGAGAAAAAAAAGATGCATTTCAAAGAGCATTACAAATTCGACAAGAACTCATCATGTACACGTTTGAAGATCAAGAAAGGTATCTTCTTTTTATCCCTGTTGATGAACTCAACTGGACAGTTGTCGTAGACTTTTCAAAGGAGCGTTTTTTAACATCTTTAAGTGGTGTTTACAAGAGAATCATCATAGGGGGAAGCATTTTGCTTTTCCTCCTCTTCTTATTTGTCGGATGGGGATTTTCCCTGATGATCGCAAAGCCGTTGCAAATATTGGCAAAAATGGTGGACGAATACGATTTTATGTCGGATTTTCATTCACCGATATGTACCAAAAGAGGGTATGAGATCGGTATGATCTGTAATGCTTTAACAAACAGTGCAAAGATGTTGCGTTTAACAATCAAACAATATCGAGAGAGTGAAGAGTTGATGCGCAGTCTCATAAATGCTACCGATGATTTAATTTTTTATAAAGATACAAATTCAAACTATTTAGGGTGTAATATTGCCTATGAAAAATGGAGTGATAGAACAAGCGATGAAATTATCGGTAAACGGGACATCGATTTTTACCCTTTAGATATTGCACATGAACGTATACGTATCGACAAATTAGTTATGCAAGAGAGAAGAACGATAGTAACAGAGGAGCGTTTTCAAAAGTCTGATGGTAATTATGTTGTTCTTCAAGTGAAAAAAAGTCCTTTTTATGACGATAGTGGCGAGATCAAAGGGGTTGTGGTTATTGCACGTGATATGACTAAGTTTAAAAAGATGGAGTATGAACTTCGTACTTTAAACAGTTCGTTAGAGTCTCACGTACAACAAAAAACAAAAGAGCTGCAAGTTAACCAAAATGCACTTGAAAAATATATTTTAGAACTTGAAAAAGCGAATGAACAATTGGTTAAAGTGGGTGAAGAAGCGATGCAAGCCGCTCAGGCACGTTCAAACTTCATAAGTAGTATCTCTCATGAGTTACGAACACCTTTAAATGCTATTATAAACTTTACCGATCAGGTGATTGAAGATTTTGATGAGATGCTTGAAGATAAAGAGTTACAAGCTGATACTCAAATTTTTCTATCCCGCGTAATGGTAAACTCTAAACATCTGTTACAGTTGATCAATGATCTGCTGGAGTTTACAAAAGCAGAAGCCGGAAAAATGGACTATAGTATTGAAGTACAAGATATTAATAATATTTTGATGAGTGCTTACAGCAATACATACTCTCTTTTAAAAGCAACAGATATAGACTTTAGAATAAAAACTACTTCCGTTCCTCCGCTGATCGCAGCTGTTGATAAAAGAAGGTTTTTACAAATTTTGTTAAATCTATTATCCAATGCTATTAAGTTTACTGAGAAAGGTTATGTAGAGTTACGAGCATTCAGATACCCTAATAAAATCATAGTAGAGATAGAAGATACCGGAAAAGGGATCCCCGAAGATAAACAAAAAACTGTTTTTGATCCGTTCATTCAAGTTGACAATCAAGACTATGGTACGGGACTGGGTCTTGGACTTGTTAAAAGTATGTGTGATGATATGGGAATAGAGATCAATCTTCATTCAGTTGAAGGTAAAGGAAGCACTTTTCAATTAGTACTTACCGAAATGTCTCTTTCAGAAGAGGCAGAATAG
- a CDS encoding HD domain-containing phosphohydrolase, giving the protein MSIRIKTILFLLLISLVPYTVTMFFFGSSLQQEQFKSITKELETQLNMTIDRIDQHIKNIQDDLSFIAKSEIMTDIFTEDLDRRISRLLQNKKQDLHLVGDLYIVNLSGTIVACSDFAQIGEQFHDTPIYHIDVHSPFDHSKIAVLYLEYELSNLQTYFNNTASRQYFIVNGEGSTLFRPYKFDEEIAVKKALTTLPSITIVLEEDKNEAYSIIEKYRFIFFITLAVGGLMIVLFALYFANSLIRPLSRLSKTARDITFTQDYTKQVVVKSSDEIGQMGASFNTMISSMKEAMDEIKALNKEIEDTQREVVFTMGAIGESRSKETGNHVKRVAEYSRILAYHYGLSVDESEMLKQASPMHDIGKVAIPDAILNKPGKFTDEEFEKMKEHARLGYDMLNSSNRPLLKAAAIVAHEHHEKWNGKGYPRGLQGEEIHIYGRITALADVFDALGSDRVYKQAWPDEKIFTLIEKERGEHFDPELVDIFFEYLDEFLAVREKLKDTF; this is encoded by the coding sequence ATGAGTATTAGAATAAAAACGATTTTGTTCTTGTTATTAATCAGTTTAGTGCCTTATACGGTGACGATGTTTTTCTTTGGTTCATCTCTACAACAAGAGCAATTCAAAAGTATTACCAAAGAGCTTGAAACACAGTTAAATATGACGATTGATCGAATAGATCAGCACATAAAAAATATTCAAGACGATCTCTCTTTTATTGCTAAATCTGAAATAATGACTGATATATTTACCGAAGACCTCGATCGCAGAATTAGCCGCCTCTTACAAAATAAAAAGCAGGATCTACACCTCGTGGGAGACCTCTACATTGTAAATCTCTCAGGAACTATTGTAGCGTGTAGCGATTTTGCCCAGATAGGAGAGCAGTTTCACGATACGCCTATATACCATATTGATGTCCATTCCCCTTTTGATCACTCTAAAATTGCCGTACTCTATTTAGAATATGAACTGAGCAATTTGCAAACCTATTTTAACAATACTGCTTCACGTCAGTATTTCATCGTTAATGGTGAGGGAAGTACCCTTTTTAGACCGTATAAGTTTGATGAAGAGATTGCTGTAAAAAAAGCATTGACAACGCTTCCTTCAATTACTATAGTATTGGAAGAGGATAAAAACGAAGCCTATAGTATTATAGAGAAATATCGTTTCATATTTTTTATTACTCTGGCAGTGGGCGGCTTGATGATCGTATTGTTTGCTCTTTATTTTGCGAACTCCCTCATCAGACCGTTAAGCCGTTTATCTAAAACTGCCCGCGATATCACGTTTACTCAGGATTATACGAAGCAGGTTGTTGTTAAAAGCAGCGATGAGATAGGGCAAATGGGTGCGTCTTTTAATACGATGATCTCCAGTATGAAAGAGGCGATGGATGAGATCAAAGCGCTTAACAAAGAGATAGAAGATACGCAACGTGAAGTAGTTTTTACCATGGGTGCTATCGGTGAGAGCCGCTCAAAAGAAACGGGTAATCATGTAAAACGTGTTGCAGAATACTCCCGTATTTTGGCGTATCACTACGGACTAAGTGTAGATGAATCAGAGATGCTTAAACAAGCATCACCTATGCATGATATAGGTAAAGTTGCAATTCCGGATGCCATCTTGAACAAACCGGGTAAATTTACCGATGAAGAGTTTGAAAAAATGAAGGAACATGCACGACTAGGATACGATATGCTTAACAGTTCCAATAGACCGCTTCTAAAAGCTGCAGCCATCGTTGCACATGAACATCATGAAAAGTGGAACGGCAAAGGTTATCCGCGAGGCTTGCAAGGTGAAGAGATCCATATATATGGACGTATTACCGCTCTAGCGGATGTATTTGATGCCCTGGGGAGTGATCGTGTTTATAAACAAGCATGGCCTGATGAAAAAATCTTTACATTGATTGAAAAAGAACGCGGTGAACATTTTGATCCGGAGCTGGTCGATATCTTTTTTGAATATCTGGACGAGTTTCTAGCAGTTCGTGAAAAACTAAAAGATACTTTTTAA
- a CDS encoding MFS transporter, which produces MKNNIPTTVFMLGFVSLFMDFSSELVHSLLPLLLVNVLHTSMLEVGIIEGVAEATALIIKVFSGTISDAIGKRKVLLLIGYGLSTFSKPLFPLAQHMETVFFARFADRIGKGVRDAPRDALIADVTPKDITGASYGLRQSMDTIGAVIGPLAAVALLFLLDDIRVALWFAFIPALITMYIIFFKIQEPTHVKKAIKQKKIFSLSIMSSFPSSFWVVVSIGSLFMLARFSEAFLILKAQEAGFKIELVPLVMVVMSIAYVFSAYPAGVLSDRLQRKHMLSLGLIFLMISDLILATASSYAVILLGAFLWGIHMGFSQGILTAMVADTAPKEKRGSAFGFFNLFSGLSMLLSSIFAGWLWQSFNSSFTFYAGALFALFSFMIVIWKLRNS; this is translated from the coding sequence ATGAAAAACAATATCCCGACAACAGTATTTATGCTTGGCTTTGTTTCATTGTTTATGGACTTTTCCTCAGAACTTGTGCATAGTCTTTTACCTCTTTTATTGGTCAATGTATTACATACAAGTATGTTAGAGGTCGGTATTATTGAAGGGGTTGCCGAAGCTACTGCTTTGATAATAAAAGTATTTTCCGGAACAATAAGTGATGCCATAGGAAAAAGAAAAGTTCTTTTACTCATAGGATATGGTCTTTCTACATTTTCTAAACCTTTATTCCCTCTTGCACAACATATGGAGACTGTATTTTTTGCACGATTTGCCGATCGAATCGGTAAAGGGGTACGAGATGCTCCCAGAGATGCACTCATAGCAGATGTAACCCCAAAGGATATAACGGGAGCTAGTTACGGACTACGCCAGTCTATGGATACAATAGGCGCTGTTATCGGTCCTCTTGCTGCAGTTGCACTACTATTTCTGTTGGATGATATCCGCGTTGCTTTATGGTTTGCCTTTATCCCTGCACTCATTACAATGTATATTATCTTTTTTAAGATCCAAGAACCCACACATGTCAAAAAAGCAATAAAACAAAAAAAGATATTTTCACTCTCCATTATGAGCTCTTTCCCCTCTTCATTTTGGGTAGTAGTCTCTATCGGTTCCCTTTTCATGCTTGCACGTTTTAGTGAAGCATTTTTAATTTTAAAAGCACAAGAAGCTGGTTTTAAAATAGAGCTTGTACCTCTCGTGATGGTTGTAATGTCTATTGCATATGTCTTTAGCGCATACCCTGCAGGAGTACTTAGTGACAGACTGCAACGCAAACATATGCTCTCATTAGGGCTTATATTTCTTATGATCTCCGATCTAATCTTAGCAACTGCCTCATCCTATGCAGTTATCCTTTTGGGAGCTTTTTTGTGGGGAATTCACATGGGGTTTTCTCAAGGCATACTCACGGCTATGGTTGCAGATACAGCTCCAAAAGAGAAACGGGGAAGTGCTTTTGGATTTTTTAACCTTTTTAGCGGTCTCTCTATGCTGCTTTCAAGCATATTTGCAGGATGGCTCTGGCAAAGCTTCAACTCCTCTTTTACCTTTTACGCAGGTGCCCTTTTTGCACTATTTTCATTTATGATAGTAATATGGAAACTGCGTAACTCTTAA
- a CDS encoding YhcH/YjgK/YiaL family protein, which produces MAIIGNLYKVESLFKEKKFAVVFDYFKQVLDPDNKIHKRLKALSSGSCEKYMLNDDIFVLEQVFYTKNRSECFIESHKKYVDFQLIVSGAEQMEYIDIDKVAVDQEYDEATDFITYKIVDNTSKFLLESGDLAVYFPDDGHVGLAMYEKPLLVHKAVIKVPVTLFD; this is translated from the coding sequence ATGGCAATTATTGGAAATTTATATAAGGTGGAGTCTCTCTTTAAAGAGAAAAAATTTGCTGTAGTATTTGATTATTTTAAACAAGTATTGGACCCTGATAATAAAATACATAAAAGGCTTAAAGCTCTTTCAAGCGGTTCGTGTGAAAAATATATGTTAAATGATGATATATTTGTACTTGAACAGGTTTTTTATACAAAAAATCGATCTGAATGTTTTATAGAATCACATAAAAAATATGTTGACTTTCAACTGATTGTATCTGGTGCAGAACAGATGGAATATATAGATATTGATAAAGTTGCTGTTGATCAAGAGTATGATGAAGCTACAGATTTTATCACCTATAAAATAGTTGATAACACTTCAAAGTTTCTCCTTGAGAGTGGAGACTTGGCTGTATACTTTCCTGATGACGGTCATGTAGGCTTGGCAATGTATGAAAAGCCTCTATTAGTTCATAAAGCAGTTATTAAAGTACCGGTTACACTTTTTGATTAA
- a CDS encoding 2-phosphosulfolactate phosphatase has translation MIDVLRAFTVAHLAMMQGVERIYLVSSIDEAFDFKTKHPEYLLAGEKDGLAIEGFDLDNSPAALLSHDLNGKTLVQKTSNGTKATLENLDADKIFVTGFSNSRQLVNYLHTLAIQTLQVIPSRLKDDDFAVKDYIQALYDQKETSQLDIIGRIVHSDVAEKFFTDSRFNPKDVIYATSEIKCDFVMEVKNIGTNNVYIEKCFIE, from the coding sequence ATAATAGATGTATTGCGTGCCTTTACAGTTGCACATTTAGCTATGATGCAAGGTGTAGAACGGATTTATCTTGTCAGTTCTATCGATGAGGCTTTTGATTTTAAAACAAAACATCCGGAATATCTTCTGGCAGGGGAAAAAGATGGACTTGCAATAGAGGGGTTTGATCTTGATAACTCTCCGGCAGCACTTTTGTCACATGATCTAAATGGAAAAACATTGGTACAAAAGACAAGTAATGGTACAAAAGCAACATTGGAAAATCTTGATGCCGATAAAATCTTTGTTACAGGATTTAGTAACAGCCGTCAGTTGGTCAATTATCTACATACTTTAGCCATTCAAACATTACAGGTTATCCCTTCTCGCTTGAAAGATGATGATTTTGCAGTGAAAGACTATATTCAGGCACTCTATGATCAAAAAGAGACTTCACAATTAGATATTATTGGGCGAATTGTTCATAGTGATGTGGCGGAAAAGTTTTTTACAGACAGCCGTTTTAATCCAAAAGACGTTATCTATGCTACTAGTGAGATCAAATGTGACTTTGTGATGGAAGTGAAAAATATCGGTACAAATAACGTTTATATAGAGAAGTGCTTTATAGAATAA
- a CDS encoding peptidase M42 produces the protein MLHDINEEAMLHEFFDILKHLIREPSVVGHEHSFFRILRRELEEVGIKVESFHGVLVAQGTRPDDFYLSAHIDRHGLLCTGPNEFEYAAFITANQGENMLESVSSYMVSQIENRFQGQRVQAHLPYVGTYIGQGTITNSYICPRRKNLIFEVDGLAYLEPGTPIAFLDRLVIDNDLISCQLDNVVSAALIIYMYRKGFQGTALFSAQEECGRSWRFTLSWFQRQQISTQRLVVLDTSPYTTREDADAQQITLRHKDANGEFSKEMTNELVERCKTLGLTYSFKDEYIEEQNKVREQPYPLGRTELGRIAAATNGEINGTTLQIPTTDYHTANETASISAIKGMLQLLMSYV, from the coding sequence ATGCTGCACGACATCAACGAAGAAGCTATGCTTCATGAGTTTTTCGACATTCTTAAACATCTTATACGTGAACCATCTGTCGTTGGTCATGAACATAGTTTTTTTAGAATTTTACGGCGTGAACTCGAGGAGGTTGGCATTAAGGTGGAGTCGTTTCACGGTGTACTTGTAGCACAAGGAACTCGTCCTGACGATTTCTATCTCTCTGCACATATTGATCGCCACGGTCTATTGTGTACAGGTCCAAATGAATTTGAATATGCCGCTTTTATCACCGCAAACCAGGGTGAGAATATGCTTGAATCAGTTTCAAGCTATATGGTTAGCCAGATCGAAAACCGTTTCCAGGGACAACGTGTTCAAGCACATCTTCCTTATGTCGGTACATATATCGGTCAGGGAACCATTACCAACTCATATATCTGTCCACGTCGAAAAAACCTTATATTTGAAGTAGATGGGCTTGCATATTTGGAACCTGGTACTCCTATCGCTTTCCTTGATAGATTGGTTATAGATAATGATCTCATCTCCTGTCAGCTTGATAATGTGGTGAGTGCAGCTTTAATTATCTATATGTATCGAAAAGGTTTTCAGGGAACGGCACTTTTTAGTGCCCAAGAGGAGTGCGGTCGTAGTTGGCGTTTTACACTATCGTGGTTTCAGCGTCAACAGATCAGTACACAGCGCTTGGTAGTGCTCGATACAAGCCCATATACAACACGTGAAGATGCTGATGCTCAGCAGATTACATTACGTCATAAAGATGCCAATGGTGAGTTCTCTAAAGAGATGACCAATGAACTTGTAGAGCGTTGTAAAACTCTTGGCTTAACATATAGTTTTAAAGATGAATATATCGAAGAACAAAACAAGGTACGGGAACAACCTTATCCTCTAGGACGAACAGAACTAGGACGTATTGCTGCTGCAACGAACGGTGAGATCAACGGTACTACGTTACAAATACCTACAACAGACTACCATACGGCAAATGAAACAGCTTCTATTTCAGCTATTAAAGGGATGTTGCAGTTATTGATGAGTTATGTTTAA
- a CDS encoding cupin domain-containing protein encodes MIKKSIEDVKSVDQQAGEGVSMKMLLSPEEASNFAMRQFCIKAHGHMPLHTNSVEHEQYVLKGKAKVTVGDEIFEAKAGDILYIPAGVAHMYETLGEEDYEFLCLVPKKEDTINILSC; translated from the coding sequence ATGATAAAAAAATCTATTGAAGATGTAAAGTCTGTCGATCAACAAGCGGGTGAAGGGGTATCTATGAAAATGCTTTTATCTCCTGAAGAAGCTTCCAATTTTGCTATGAGACAATTTTGTATAAAAGCACACGGCCATATGCCACTTCATACAAACAGTGTTGAGCATGAACAGTATGTTTTAAAAGGCAAAGCAAAAGTAACGGTAGGAGATGAGATTTTTGAGGCAAAAGCAGGAGATATTCTTTATATTCCAGCAGGTGTTGCCCATATGTATGAAACGCTTGGCGAAGAGGATTATGAATTTTTATGCCTAGTGCCAAAAAAAGAGGATACTATAAACATCCTTTCTTGTTAA
- a CDS encoding YbgC/FadM family acyl-CoA thioesterase encodes MQIRVYYEDTDTGGIVYHSNYLNFCERARSQAFFDKGLMPYLEDGHFVARKIIADYLKSAKLGDVLEVKTELTQMKAASFTLKQAVYKEDEKLFELEILLAHISFEGAPKKIDKKTKELILSLF; translated from the coding sequence ATGCAAATAAGGGTCTATTACGAAGATACAGATACGGGTGGGATTGTATATCACTCAAACTATTTAAATTTTTGTGAAAGAGCCAGAAGTCAGGCTTTTTTTGACAAAGGTTTAATGCCGTATCTCGAAGATGGACATTTTGTCGCTCGAAAAATTATTGCAGACTATTTAAAAAGTGCAAAGCTAGGTGATGTTTTAGAGGTTAAAACAGAACTGACACAGATGAAAGCTGCTTCTTTTACACTTAAGCAAGCAGTGTATAAAGAGGATGAAAAGTTGTTTGAATTAGAGATACTCTTAGCACATATCTCTTTTGAAGGGGCACCTAAAAAGATCGATAAAAAGACGAAAGAGTTAATCCTCTCTCTCTTCTAA